A portion of the Platichthys flesus chromosome 7, fPlaFle2.1, whole genome shotgun sequence genome contains these proteins:
- the klhl17 gene encoding kelch-like protein 17 isoform X1: MMEGGMQLLNRDGHSISHNSKRHYHDSFVSMNRMRQRGLLCDIVLHVSNKEIKAHKVVLASCSPYFHAMFTNADEMSESRQTHVTLHDIDSQALEQLVQYAYTAEIVVGEGNVQTLLPAASLLQLIGVRDACCKFLLSQLDPSNCLGIRGFADTHSCSDLLKSAHKYVLQHFVEVSKTEEFMLLPLKQVLDLISSDNLNVPSEEEVYRSVLSWVKHDVDGRRQHVPWLMKCVRLPLLKRDFLMSNVDTELLVRHHSECKDLLIEALKYHLMPEQRGVLSNSRTRLRRCEGASPVLFAVGGGSLFAIHGDCEAYDTRTDRWHMVASMSTRRARVGVAAIGNRLYAVGGYDGTSDLATVESYDPITNSWQPEVSMGTRRSCLGVAVLHGLLYAAGGYDGASCLNSAERYDPLTSTWTSIAAMSTRRRYVRVATLDSSLYAVGGYDSSSHLATVEKYDPQSNTWTAIANMLSRRSSAGVAVLDGMLYVAGGNDGTSCLNSVERFNPKANTWEGVAPMNIRRSTHDLVSMDGWLYAVGGNDGSSSLNSIEKYNPRSNKWVAASCMFTRRSSVGVAVLELLNFPPPSSPTLSVSSTSL; this comes from the exons ATGATGGAGGGGGGCATGCAGTTGCTCAACCGCGATGGGCACAGCATCTCGCACAACTCTAAGCGCCACTACCACGACTCGTTCGTGTCCATGAACAGGATGCGACAGCGTGGCCTGCTGTGTGACATTGTGCTCCATGTCTCCAACAAAGAAATCAAGGCGCACAAAGTGGTGCTGGCCTCCTGCAGCCCCTACTTCCACGCTATGTTTACCA ATGCAGATGAGATGTCAGAGAGTCGGCAGACCCACGTGACCCTTCATGACATCGACTCTCAGGCTTTGGAGCAGCTAGTCCAGTATGCCTACACAGCTGAGATTGTGGTCGGGGAAGGAAATGTGCAG ACGTTGCTCCCAGCAGCAagcctgctgcagctcatcGGGGTGCGGGACGCCTGCTGTAAATTCCTCCTCAGCCAGCTGGACCCCTCTAACTGCCTGGGCATCCGAGGCTTTGctgacacacactcctgcagcgACCTGCTCAAATCAGCACACAAGTATGTCCTGCAGCACTTTGTAGAGGTGTCCAAGACAGAAGAGTTCATGCTGCTGCCACTGAAACAG GTCCTGGACTTGATCTCCAGTGATAATCTCAATGTGCCATCTGAGGAGGAAGTGTACCGGTCCGTGTTGAGTTGGGTGAAACATGATGTAGATGGACGCAGGCAACATGTACCATGG CTGATGAAGTGTGTAAGGCTGCCACTGTTGAAGCGAGACTTTCTTATGAGCAATGTGGACACGGAGCTGCTGGTGCGTCATCATTCTGAGTGCAAGGACCTGCTGATCGAGGCCCTGAAGTACCACCTGATGCCTGAGCAGAGGGGCGTCCTCAGCAACAGCCGGACACGCCTGCGTCGCTGTGAGGGCGCCAGCCCCGTGCTCTTTGCTGTTG gtggTGGCAGCTTGTTTGCCATCCATGGAGACTGTGAGGCTTACGACACCAGGACAGACCGCTGGCACATGGTGGCGTCCATGTCCACTCGGCGGGCACGGGTGGGCGTGGCAGCTATTGGCAACAGACTCTATGCTGTTGGAGG GTATGATGGCACCTCAGACCTGGCAACTGTGGAGTCTTACGACCCCATCACCAACTCCTGGCAGCCTGAGGTTTCCATGGGAACACGACGGAGCTGTTTGGGTGTAGCTGTACTACACGGCCTGCTGTACGCTGCAGGAGGTTATGATGGCGCTTCCTGTCTcaacag TGCTGAGCGCTATGACCCTCTTACAAGTACATGGACCTCAATTGCTGCCATGAGCACCCGCAGAAGATATGTCAGAGTCGCAACTCTGG ATAGCAGCTTGTACGCAGTCGGAGGTTATGACAGCTCCTCACATCTCGCAACAGTGGAGAAATATGACCCGCAG AGCAACACATGGACAGCCATAGCCAACATGCTGAGTCGCCGCAGCAGTGCCGGTGTGGCCGTGCTGGACGGCATGCTGTATGTCGCGGGAGGGAATGACGGCACCAGCTGCCTGAACTCGGTGGAGCGGTTCAACCCCAAGGCCAACACCTGGGAGGGAGTGGCCCCCATGAACATACGCAG GAGCACCCATGACCTGGTGTCTATGGACGGCTGGTTATACGCAGTGGGAGGCAACGATGGCAGTTCCAGTCTCAACTCCATTGAGAAGTACAACCCGCGCAGCAACAAGTGGGTCGCGGCCTCCTGCATGTTCACACGCCGCAGTAGCGTGGGCGTGGCcgtgctggagctgctgaacTTCCCACCACCCTCCTCACCCACCCTCTCGGTTTCCTCCACCAGTCTTTGA
- the klhl17 gene encoding kelch-like protein 17 isoform X2, translated as MMEGGMQLLNRDGHSISHNSKRHYHDSFVSMNRMRQRGLLCDIVLHVSNKEIKAHKVVLASCSPYFHAMFTNEMSESRQTHVTLHDIDSQALEQLVQYAYTAEIVVGEGNVQTLLPAASLLQLIGVRDACCKFLLSQLDPSNCLGIRGFADTHSCSDLLKSAHKYVLQHFVEVSKTEEFMLLPLKQVLDLISSDNLNVPSEEEVYRSVLSWVKHDVDGRRQHVPWLMKCVRLPLLKRDFLMSNVDTELLVRHHSECKDLLIEALKYHLMPEQRGVLSNSRTRLRRCEGASPVLFAVGGGSLFAIHGDCEAYDTRTDRWHMVASMSTRRARVGVAAIGNRLYAVGGYDGTSDLATVESYDPITNSWQPEVSMGTRRSCLGVAVLHGLLYAAGGYDGASCLNSAERYDPLTSTWTSIAAMSTRRRYVRVATLDSSLYAVGGYDSSSHLATVEKYDPQSNTWTAIANMLSRRSSAGVAVLDGMLYVAGGNDGTSCLNSVERFNPKANTWEGVAPMNIRRSTHDLVSMDGWLYAVGGNDGSSSLNSIEKYNPRSNKWVAASCMFTRRSSVGVAVLELLNFPPPSSPTLSVSSTSL; from the exons ATGATGGAGGGGGGCATGCAGTTGCTCAACCGCGATGGGCACAGCATCTCGCACAACTCTAAGCGCCACTACCACGACTCGTTCGTGTCCATGAACAGGATGCGACAGCGTGGCCTGCTGTGTGACATTGTGCTCCATGTCTCCAACAAAGAAATCAAGGCGCACAAAGTGGTGCTGGCCTCCTGCAGCCCCTACTTCCACGCTATGTTTACCA ATGAGATGTCAGAGAGTCGGCAGACCCACGTGACCCTTCATGACATCGACTCTCAGGCTTTGGAGCAGCTAGTCCAGTATGCCTACACAGCTGAGATTGTGGTCGGGGAAGGAAATGTGCAG ACGTTGCTCCCAGCAGCAagcctgctgcagctcatcGGGGTGCGGGACGCCTGCTGTAAATTCCTCCTCAGCCAGCTGGACCCCTCTAACTGCCTGGGCATCCGAGGCTTTGctgacacacactcctgcagcgACCTGCTCAAATCAGCACACAAGTATGTCCTGCAGCACTTTGTAGAGGTGTCCAAGACAGAAGAGTTCATGCTGCTGCCACTGAAACAG GTCCTGGACTTGATCTCCAGTGATAATCTCAATGTGCCATCTGAGGAGGAAGTGTACCGGTCCGTGTTGAGTTGGGTGAAACATGATGTAGATGGACGCAGGCAACATGTACCATGG CTGATGAAGTGTGTAAGGCTGCCACTGTTGAAGCGAGACTTTCTTATGAGCAATGTGGACACGGAGCTGCTGGTGCGTCATCATTCTGAGTGCAAGGACCTGCTGATCGAGGCCCTGAAGTACCACCTGATGCCTGAGCAGAGGGGCGTCCTCAGCAACAGCCGGACACGCCTGCGTCGCTGTGAGGGCGCCAGCCCCGTGCTCTTTGCTGTTG gtggTGGCAGCTTGTTTGCCATCCATGGAGACTGTGAGGCTTACGACACCAGGACAGACCGCTGGCACATGGTGGCGTCCATGTCCACTCGGCGGGCACGGGTGGGCGTGGCAGCTATTGGCAACAGACTCTATGCTGTTGGAGG GTATGATGGCACCTCAGACCTGGCAACTGTGGAGTCTTACGACCCCATCACCAACTCCTGGCAGCCTGAGGTTTCCATGGGAACACGACGGAGCTGTTTGGGTGTAGCTGTACTACACGGCCTGCTGTACGCTGCAGGAGGTTATGATGGCGCTTCCTGTCTcaacag TGCTGAGCGCTATGACCCTCTTACAAGTACATGGACCTCAATTGCTGCCATGAGCACCCGCAGAAGATATGTCAGAGTCGCAACTCTGG ATAGCAGCTTGTACGCAGTCGGAGGTTATGACAGCTCCTCACATCTCGCAACAGTGGAGAAATATGACCCGCAG AGCAACACATGGACAGCCATAGCCAACATGCTGAGTCGCCGCAGCAGTGCCGGTGTGGCCGTGCTGGACGGCATGCTGTATGTCGCGGGAGGGAATGACGGCACCAGCTGCCTGAACTCGGTGGAGCGGTTCAACCCCAAGGCCAACACCTGGGAGGGAGTGGCCCCCATGAACATACGCAG GAGCACCCATGACCTGGTGTCTATGGACGGCTGGTTATACGCAGTGGGAGGCAACGATGGCAGTTCCAGTCTCAACTCCATTGAGAAGTACAACCCGCGCAGCAACAAGTGGGTCGCGGCCTCCTGCATGTTCACACGCCGCAGTAGCGTGGGCGTGGCcgtgctggagctgctgaacTTCCCACCACCCTCCTCACCCACCCTCTCGGTTTCCTCCACCAGTCTTTGA
- the klhl17 gene encoding kelch-like protein 17 isoform X3 → MSESRQTHVTLHDIDSQALEQLVQYAYTAEIVVGEGNVQTLLPAASLLQLIGVRDACCKFLLSQLDPSNCLGIRGFADTHSCSDLLKSAHKYVLQHFVEVSKTEEFMLLPLKQVLDLISSDNLNVPSEEEVYRSVLSWVKHDVDGRRQHVPWLMKCVRLPLLKRDFLMSNVDTELLVRHHSECKDLLIEALKYHLMPEQRGVLSNSRTRLRRCEGASPVLFAVGGGSLFAIHGDCEAYDTRTDRWHMVASMSTRRARVGVAAIGNRLYAVGGYDGTSDLATVESYDPITNSWQPEVSMGTRRSCLGVAVLHGLLYAAGGYDGASCLNSAERYDPLTSTWTSIAAMSTRRRYVRVATLDSSLYAVGGYDSSSHLATVEKYDPQSNTWTAIANMLSRRSSAGVAVLDGMLYVAGGNDGTSCLNSVERFNPKANTWEGVAPMNIRRSTHDLVSMDGWLYAVGGNDGSSSLNSIEKYNPRSNKWVAASCMFTRRSSVGVAVLELLNFPPPSSPTLSVSSTSL, encoded by the exons ATGTCAGAGAGTCGGCAGACCCACGTGACCCTTCATGACATCGACTCTCAGGCTTTGGAGCAGCTAGTCCAGTATGCCTACACAGCTGAGATTGTGGTCGGGGAAGGAAATGTGCAG ACGTTGCTCCCAGCAGCAagcctgctgcagctcatcGGGGTGCGGGACGCCTGCTGTAAATTCCTCCTCAGCCAGCTGGACCCCTCTAACTGCCTGGGCATCCGAGGCTTTGctgacacacactcctgcagcgACCTGCTCAAATCAGCACACAAGTATGTCCTGCAGCACTTTGTAGAGGTGTCCAAGACAGAAGAGTTCATGCTGCTGCCACTGAAACAG GTCCTGGACTTGATCTCCAGTGATAATCTCAATGTGCCATCTGAGGAGGAAGTGTACCGGTCCGTGTTGAGTTGGGTGAAACATGATGTAGATGGACGCAGGCAACATGTACCATGG CTGATGAAGTGTGTAAGGCTGCCACTGTTGAAGCGAGACTTTCTTATGAGCAATGTGGACACGGAGCTGCTGGTGCGTCATCATTCTGAGTGCAAGGACCTGCTGATCGAGGCCCTGAAGTACCACCTGATGCCTGAGCAGAGGGGCGTCCTCAGCAACAGCCGGACACGCCTGCGTCGCTGTGAGGGCGCCAGCCCCGTGCTCTTTGCTGTTG gtggTGGCAGCTTGTTTGCCATCCATGGAGACTGTGAGGCTTACGACACCAGGACAGACCGCTGGCACATGGTGGCGTCCATGTCCACTCGGCGGGCACGGGTGGGCGTGGCAGCTATTGGCAACAGACTCTATGCTGTTGGAGG GTATGATGGCACCTCAGACCTGGCAACTGTGGAGTCTTACGACCCCATCACCAACTCCTGGCAGCCTGAGGTTTCCATGGGAACACGACGGAGCTGTTTGGGTGTAGCTGTACTACACGGCCTGCTGTACGCTGCAGGAGGTTATGATGGCGCTTCCTGTCTcaacag TGCTGAGCGCTATGACCCTCTTACAAGTACATGGACCTCAATTGCTGCCATGAGCACCCGCAGAAGATATGTCAGAGTCGCAACTCTGG ATAGCAGCTTGTACGCAGTCGGAGGTTATGACAGCTCCTCACATCTCGCAACAGTGGAGAAATATGACCCGCAG AGCAACACATGGACAGCCATAGCCAACATGCTGAGTCGCCGCAGCAGTGCCGGTGTGGCCGTGCTGGACGGCATGCTGTATGTCGCGGGAGGGAATGACGGCACCAGCTGCCTGAACTCGGTGGAGCGGTTCAACCCCAAGGCCAACACCTGGGAGGGAGTGGCCCCCATGAACATACGCAG GAGCACCCATGACCTGGTGTCTATGGACGGCTGGTTATACGCAGTGGGAGGCAACGATGGCAGTTCCAGTCTCAACTCCATTGAGAAGTACAACCCGCGCAGCAACAAGTGGGTCGCGGCCTCCTGCATGTTCACACGCCGCAGTAGCGTGGGCGTGGCcgtgctggagctgctgaacTTCCCACCACCCTCCTCACCCACCCTCTCGGTTTCCTCCACCAGTCTTTGA